The Alkalidesulfovibrio alkalitolerans DSM 16529 genome has a window encoding:
- a CDS encoding phage tail sheath subtilisin-like domain-containing protein: MAANYLHGVETIEIDKGPRPVRTVKSAVVGLIGTAPAGPVNAPTIVLSDRDAAQFGAAHPDYTIPQALDAIFDQGAGTVIVINVLDPSVHKAEVTDEALVLSGDVGTAAHPAWNGAPTVKSSDGATTHVAGTDYTYDADAGTITRIDGAGISSGASLLVSYEHKDPTAVLPSDLIGTVTVGGARTGMKALDDTYNLFGFFAKILIAPVYCTQNSVAVEMISMAHKLRAVTLIDAPIGLTPQQAITGRGPMGEINFNTSSERAVLCYPHLKVYDTATDSERLEPMSQRLAGVICRKDVENGYWWSPSNTEFMGITGAERSISARINDPQTEANLLNENGIVTVFNSFGTGLRAWGNRSAAWPSVSHPKNFINVRRTADILHESVEYAMLQFIDFPINNALIDDIRGTVNSFIRTLIGRGALVDGSCTYDPAKNPPTETGNGHLTFDITFMPPTPAERITFESVIDINLLKTLGQ; encoded by the coding sequence ATGGCAGCCAACTACTTGCATGGTGTTGAAACCATCGAAATCGACAAGGGGCCTCGCCCGGTCCGCACGGTCAAGTCGGCCGTTGTCGGGCTGATCGGAACGGCTCCGGCCGGGCCTGTGAACGCGCCCACCATTGTCCTGTCCGACCGCGACGCCGCGCAGTTCGGGGCGGCGCATCCCGACTACACCATCCCGCAGGCCCTTGACGCGATCTTTGACCAGGGCGCGGGTACGGTCATCGTCATCAACGTGCTGGACCCCTCGGTTCACAAGGCCGAAGTGACCGACGAGGCGCTTGTGCTGTCCGGGGATGTGGGGACCGCCGCGCATCCGGCATGGAACGGCGCGCCGACGGTCAAGTCGTCGGACGGCGCAACCACCCACGTGGCCGGGACGGACTACACCTACGACGCCGACGCGGGAACCATCACCCGTATCGACGGGGCCGGTATCTCCTCCGGGGCGAGCCTGCTCGTGAGCTACGAGCACAAAGACCCCACCGCCGTTCTGCCTTCCGACCTGATCGGGACCGTGACCGTGGGCGGTGCTCGCACCGGCATGAAGGCCCTGGACGACACCTACAACCTGTTCGGCTTCTTCGCCAAGATTCTGATCGCCCCGGTGTACTGCACCCAGAACAGCGTGGCCGTGGAAATGATCAGCATGGCGCACAAGCTGCGCGCGGTTACGCTGATCGACGCGCCTATCGGGCTGACTCCGCAGCAGGCGATCACCGGACGCGGCCCCATGGGCGAGATCAACTTCAACACCTCCAGCGAGCGGGCCGTGCTCTGCTACCCCCATCTGAAGGTATATGATACCGCCACCGACTCGGAGCGCCTGGAGCCCATGAGTCAGCGTCTTGCTGGCGTGATCTGCCGCAAGGACGTTGAGAACGGATACTGGTGGAGCCCTTCCAATACGGAGTTCATGGGTATCACCGGGGCCGAGCGCAGCATTTCCGCGCGCATCAACGATCCGCAGACGGAAGCCAACCTGCTGAACGAAAACGGCATCGTGACCGTGTTCAACAGCTTCGGTACCGGCCTTCGAGCCTGGGGCAACCGTTCCGCCGCGTGGCCGTCCGTCTCGCACCCGAAGAACTTCATCAACGTGCGCCGCACTGCGGACATTCTCCACGAGTCCGTCGAGTACGCCATGCTGCAGTTCATCGACTTCCCCATCAACAACGCCCTGATCGACGACATTCGCGGAACCGTGAACTCGTTCATCCGGACGCTGATCGGTCGCGGCGCGCTGGTCGACGGCTCCTGCACCTATGATCCGGCCAAGAACCCGCCGACCGAAACGGGCAACGGGCATCTGACCTTCGACATCACGTTCATGCCGCCGACTCCGGCCGAGCGGATCACCTTCGAGAGCGTGATCGACATCAACCTGCTCAAGACCCTTGGGCAGTAA
- a CDS encoding phage tail terminator protein, which produces MVSLEPVIVARIAENMPKGVKVFSAADLAGVREAAQHTPAVHVIYDGYRVVQADGAVAEIETSWLTVLAVRNARAQKTGSAAREDAAKLISSLYGSLAGWLPSGCVRELELANAPRPGFDAGFLYLPLAWNARQVLVGSVAGEEVEVPLQTVTFKGDVE; this is translated from the coding sequence ATGGTTTCTCTTGAGCCCGTGATTGTCGCCCGTATCGCCGAGAACATGCCCAAGGGCGTGAAAGTCTTTTCCGCCGCAGACCTTGCCGGAGTGCGCGAGGCCGCACAGCACACCCCGGCGGTGCATGTGATCTATGACGGCTATCGCGTGGTTCAGGCCGATGGGGCTGTAGCTGAGATCGAAACGTCCTGGCTGACCGTTCTGGCGGTGAGAAACGCGAGAGCACAGAAGACGGGGAGCGCGGCAAGAGAAGACGCTGCGAAGCTCATTTCCAGCCTGTACGGCTCTTTGGCCGGGTGGCTGCCCTCTGGGTGCGTACGCGAGCTTGAGCTGGCCAATGCCCCGCGTCCCGGCTTCGACGCCGGGTTCCTGTATCTGCCGTTGGCGTGGAATGCGCGCCAGGTGTTGGTGGGCAGCGTGGCCGGAGAAGAGGTCGAAGTTCCCTTGCAAACAGTAACATTCAAAGGAGACGTCGAATGA
- a CDS encoding Mu-like prophage major head subunit gpT family protein gives MAIVTPALITSLRTGFSDAFRKALGDTPTDYQKVATVVPSGSAGNTYGWLGQFPKLREWIGDRVIKDMAAQAYQVQNKLYESTVGVKRTDIEDDNVGIYTPLFSEMGRAAMSHADELVFALLKAGASTLCYDGQNFFDTDHPIYPEVDGTGDVETVSNMDVPGADPGAPWYLLDTGRALKPLIFQERTKPELDSMTATNDEGVFVRDEYRYGIRYRCNAGFGFWQMAYMSRQTLNATNFNSAMTAMMSTKADGGRPLGIKPSVLVVPPSLRAAAIEIVKNERLANGASNPNFGVVDMIVSPWVA, from the coding sequence ATGGCTATCGTTACCCCCGCCCTTATCACCTCGCTGCGCACCGGGTTCTCCGACGCGTTCCGCAAGGCGCTGGGCGACACCCCCACCGACTATCAGAAGGTCGCGACCGTCGTTCCCTCCGGGTCCGCCGGAAACACGTACGGCTGGCTCGGGCAGTTCCCCAAGCTGCGCGAGTGGATCGGCGACCGCGTCATCAAGGATATGGCCGCCCAGGCGTACCAGGTCCAGAACAAGCTGTACGAATCCACGGTCGGCGTGAAGCGTACCGACATCGAGGACGACAACGTCGGTATCTACACCCCGCTGTTCTCCGAGATGGGCCGGGCCGCCATGTCCCACGCGGACGAGCTGGTCTTTGCCCTGCTCAAGGCCGGAGCTTCGACCCTGTGCTACGACGGGCAGAACTTCTTCGACACCGACCATCCCATCTACCCCGAGGTCGACGGGACCGGAGACGTGGAAACCGTTTCCAACATGGACGTTCCCGGAGCTGATCCCGGCGCGCCCTGGTATCTGCTCGACACCGGCCGCGCCCTCAAGCCGCTGATCTTCCAGGAGCGCACCAAGCCGGAACTCGACAGCATGACCGCGACCAACGACGAGGGCGTGTTCGTCCGCGACGAGTACCGCTACGGCATTCGCTACCGCTGCAACGCGGGCTTCGGTTTCTGGCAGATGGCCTACATGAGCCGCCAGACTCTGAACGCCACCAACTTCAACTCCGCCATGACCGCCATGATGAGCACCAAGGCCGACGGCGGCCGCCCGCTGGGCATCAAGCCCTCCGTGCTGGTTGTTCCCCCGTCCCTGCGCGCTGCGGCCATCGAGATCGTCAAGAACGAGCGCCTGGCCAACGGCGCGTCCAACCCCAACTTCGGCGTGGTCGACATGATCGTCTCGCCGTGGGTGGCCTAA
- a CDS encoding phage tail tape measure protein: MEDASREHARLGGEVARLRASGRVPEDLAKRYDKLGKSIESAKLNLEGLTRAQEKAASHRAAMGEMWGQAVGVAALGATLAAPARSAMAFESAMADVRKVVDGSEAELNGLGDSIKMLSRRMPLSAVELAQLAASGGQLGVALKDLPSFIETTAKMAVAFDMSAEAAGDSMAKVANVYQIPIGSIGHLGDVINQLSNESPAKARDIVNSLTRVGGVARQFGLSADGAAALSSALISLGKPPEVAGMAINGMLTKLATADKQGAKFQEALAAMGMSAEGLKKAIATDAQGALLGFLKALEKVPNSERTGLLVDMMGLEYADDVALLAGSVKTYTDALAVLPRVEGSMENEFAARAGTTENKLQLLKNAVSELSINLGSALLPALREMFSTLRPLVVAMADWAAENPALVSAIGKAAAVLLTFKAASLAARAGYHLLGGSLWSSIARWRSIKASVQGAMMAMQAGNVGKFAAVTGRLSAASGWLASHMGSIASLGGPLKVPQIRLAAIAASAKASGAALSGSFSAGLLSARQGALRFGSSLRPLPAIAGRGLVSGLKSSAQAALWWGRATLRSPVVAGKALFSSFRMIGQAVLWLGRAMLLSPIGWIGIAIAGAALLIWKFWKPIKGFFVGMFQGLSSALKPVGDAMRTAFAPVAWIVKPVADALGQVWSWVKALLQPVEDTGGAAQSLGQKFGTAIGTIIRLVIGLPLRLAMLPLEFVKLGAQIIGGLLGGLKQGWESLKSGLSELAGNIVSSFKSLLGIRSPSRVFAGLGGMLGAGLAVGMKGSAGEVARAAGEMSKAATPNLPTVPLQALAGRNAGGGAGAAAGAGRGGMNVTFAPVIHVGQGGGGVREQVKEAMSLSFAEFERLMSRYERDHARRSPA, encoded by the coding sequence GTGGAAGACGCCTCCAGGGAACATGCGCGCCTGGGCGGCGAGGTGGCTCGGCTCCGTGCGTCTGGCCGGGTGCCTGAAGACCTGGCCAAGAGATATGACAAGCTGGGCAAAAGCATTGAATCTGCGAAGCTCAATCTGGAAGGGCTGACCCGCGCCCAGGAAAAGGCCGCGTCGCACCGTGCGGCCATGGGCGAGATGTGGGGGCAGGCCGTGGGCGTTGCCGCCCTGGGCGCTACCCTCGCGGCTCCGGCTCGTTCTGCCATGGCCTTTGAATCCGCCATGGCCGACGTGCGAAAGGTCGTAGACGGGTCGGAGGCGGAGCTGAACGGGCTTGGCGACAGCATCAAGATGCTGTCCCGCCGAATGCCCCTTTCCGCTGTGGAGCTGGCCCAGCTCGCGGCGTCCGGCGGACAGCTCGGCGTTGCCCTCAAGGACTTGCCGAGCTTCATAGAGACCACGGCCAAGATGGCTGTCGCCTTTGATATGTCCGCAGAAGCGGCTGGCGATTCCATGGCCAAGGTCGCGAACGTCTATCAGATTCCGATCGGCAGTATCGGCCACCTGGGCGACGTGATCAATCAGCTTTCCAACGAGTCCCCGGCAAAGGCGCGGGATATCGTAAACAGCTTGACTCGCGTCGGCGGTGTCGCACGGCAGTTCGGCTTGAGCGCCGACGGCGCGGCCGCCTTGTCGAGCGCACTGATCTCCCTTGGCAAGCCGCCGGAAGTGGCCGGGATGGCGATCAACGGCATGCTGACCAAGCTGGCCACCGCCGACAAACAGGGCGCGAAGTTCCAGGAGGCCCTCGCCGCCATGGGCATGTCTGCGGAGGGGCTCAAAAAGGCCATCGCCACTGACGCACAGGGCGCGCTTTTAGGATTCTTGAAGGCTCTGGAGAAGGTGCCGAACTCGGAGCGCACCGGGCTCCTGGTTGACATGATGGGCCTTGAGTATGCCGACGATGTTGCGCTGCTGGCCGGGTCCGTTAAGACCTACACGGACGCTCTCGCCGTCCTGCCGCGCGTCGAAGGCTCCATGGAGAACGAGTTCGCAGCCAGGGCGGGAACCACCGAGAACAAGCTGCAGCTTTTGAAGAATGCAGTATCCGAACTAAGCATAAACCTTGGGTCGGCGCTGCTCCCCGCGCTGCGGGAAATGTTTTCCACTCTTCGCCCTCTCGTTGTCGCAATGGCCGATTGGGCCGCAGAGAACCCGGCGCTGGTCTCCGCCATCGGCAAGGCCGCCGCTGTGCTCTTGACGTTCAAGGCGGCAAGCCTTGCGGCCAGGGCTGGCTACCACCTTCTCGGCGGCAGCCTCTGGTCCAGCATAGCCCGCTGGCGCTCCATCAAGGCGTCCGTCCAGGGCGCGATGATGGCCATGCAAGCCGGGAACGTCGGCAAGTTCGCAGCAGTGACCGGCAGGCTGTCCGCAGCTTCCGGCTGGCTGGCTTCTCACATGGGAAGCATCGCGAGTCTCGGCGGCCCTCTCAAGGTTCCCCAGATTCGCCTGGCCGCCATCGCCGCCTCGGCAAAAGCCTCCGGCGCTGCCCTGTCTGGCTCTTTCTCCGCTGGCCTACTGTCGGCCCGGCAGGGTGCGCTGCGTTTCGGATCGTCTCTCCGACCGCTTCCCGCGATCGCCGGGAGGGGACTCGTTTCCGGGCTCAAGTCTTCCGCCCAGGCCGCGCTGTGGTGGGGGCGCGCCACGTTGCGCAGCCCCGTTGTTGCCGGGAAGGCTCTCTTTTCTTCTTTCCGCATGATCGGGCAGGCCGTTCTCTGGCTTGGCCGCGCCATGCTGCTCAGCCCCATAGGCTGGATCGGCATCGCCATTGCCGGGGCCGCGCTCCTGATCTGGAAGTTCTGGAAACCCATCAAGGGGTTCTTTGTTGGCATGTTCCAGGGCTTGTCCTCGGCGCTCAAGCCGGTCGGCGACGCCATGCGCACGGCCTTTGCTCCGGTCGCGTGGATTGTGAAGCCGGTCGCGGATGCGCTCGGCCAGGTCTGGTCTTGGGTGAAGGCTCTGCTGCAGCCGGTCGAAGATACCGGCGGAGCGGCGCAGTCGCTGGGGCAAAAGTTCGGAACGGCCATCGGCACCATTATACGGCTCGTTATCGGCCTCCCTCTTCGTCTGGCCATGCTGCCCCTGGAGTTTGTCAAGCTCGGCGCGCAGATCATCGGCGGCCTGCTCGGCGGCCTCAAGCAAGGGTGGGAGAGTCTGAAATCAGGTCTTTCCGAGCTTGCTGGAAACATTGTTAGCTCGTTCAAGAGCCTGCTTGGCATCCGGTCTCCCTCGCGCGTGTTCGCCGGTCTGGGTGGAATGCTTGGGGCCGGTCTTGCCGTGGGCATGAAGGGGAGCGCCGGAGAAGTGGCCCGCGCGGCTGGCGAGATGTCGAAGGCTGCTACGCCGAACCTTCCCACGGTTCCGCTCCAGGCTCTTGCCGGTCGGAACGCCGGGGGCGGAGCTGGCGCTGCCGCCGGAGCTGGCCGAGGAGGCATGAACGTCACCTTCGCGCCTGTCATTCATGTTGGACAGGGCGGTGGAGGTGTGCGCGAGCAGGTGAAGGAGGCCATGAGCCTCAGCTTCGCCGAGTTTGAGCGCCTGATGTCCCGATACGAGCGGGATCACGCAAGGAGGTCTCCCGCATGA
- a CDS encoding phage major tail tube protein, producing the protein MGKIAINRITNANVYIDGASLLGRAEEVELPQIKAKMSEHKALGMVGSIEAFAGFEKLEGKVKWASLYPEVLKKAANPFKTVQLQLRGSLYTQTAQGRTDEVPVVALLTVAFKTFPGGNWKQHENVEMETEFVAYYMKITAGGEDIVEVDVLENIYKAGGEDLLAEYNENIGG; encoded by the coding sequence ATGGGCAAGATTGCCATCAACCGCATCACCAACGCGAACGTCTACATTGACGGCGCGAGCCTGCTTGGCCGGGCCGAAGAGGTGGAGCTGCCGCAGATCAAGGCCAAGATGTCCGAGCACAAGGCTCTGGGCATGGTGGGCAGCATTGAAGCGTTCGCCGGTTTCGAGAAGCTGGAGGGCAAGGTCAAGTGGGCCTCCCTGTATCCGGAAGTGCTCAAGAAGGCCGCCAACCCCTTCAAGACCGTGCAGCTGCAGCTCAGAGGCAGCCTGTACACCCAGACGGCGCAGGGCCGTACTGACGAGGTTCCGGTCGTCGCACTGCTGACCGTGGCCTTCAAAACCTTCCCCGGCGGCAACTGGAAGCAGCACGAGAACGTCGAAATGGAAACGGAGTTCGTCGCCTATTACATGAAGATCACCGCCGGAGGCGAGGATATCGTCGAGGTCGACGTGCTGGAAAACATCTACAAGGCCGGGGGTGAAGATCTTCTGGCTGAATACAACGAGAACATCGGAGGCTAG
- a CDS encoding phage tail assembly protein, which translates to MSKLNEIPLAEHLTLPDGTVVKKIVLRSPKVRDLKLAQRGGGTEADQEIRLMASLCEPPMTPEDMEEMGLADFRKLQAAFQRYLDSPS; encoded by the coding sequence TTGTCCAAATTAAATGAGATTCCCCTGGCGGAACATCTGACCTTGCCCGACGGCACCGTCGTGAAGAAAATCGTCCTGCGCTCCCCCAAGGTGCGCGATCTCAAGCTGGCCCAGCGCGGCGGCGGAACCGAAGCGGATCAGGAGATCAGGCTGATGGCCTCCCTGTGCGAGCCTCCCATGACGCCGGAGGATATGGAGGAAATGGGGCTTGCGGACTTCCGCAAGCTCCAGGCCGCGTTTCAGAGATATCTGGATTCCCCTTCCTGA
- a CDS encoding gp436 family protein produces the protein MSYATLQELVDRYGEERLVQLTDRSMAEVIDQAVLLRAIADADAEIDGYLAARYRLPLASVPPVLTRIAPDIVFYRLHSDEAPEEVRTRYEDARRLLEGISRGSVGLGVPETEDQPRPSLASASSGNPRIMDRSGTEGL, from the coding sequence ATGAGCTACGCCACGCTGCAGGAGTTAGTCGATCGCTACGGCGAGGAGCGACTGGTGCAGTTGACCGACAGGAGCATGGCCGAGGTCATAGACCAGGCCGTGCTCCTGCGCGCCATTGCCGACGCCGACGCCGAGATCGACGGGTATCTGGCCGCGCGCTACCGCCTCCCTCTGGCGAGTGTTCCTCCTGTGCTGACGCGGATCGCCCCGGACATCGTCTTCTATCGCCTCCATAGCGATGAAGCTCCGGAAGAGGTTCGCACCCGCTACGAGGACGCCCGCCGCCTGCTGGAGGGCATCAGCCGTGGCTCTGTCGGCCTCGGCGTTCCGGAGACCGAGGATCAGCCTCGCCCGTCGCTGGCCTCTGCCAGTTCCGGGAATCCGCGCATCATGGATCGCTCGGGTACGGAGGGGCTCTAA